A genomic stretch from Setaria viridis chromosome 1, Setaria_viridis_v4.0, whole genome shotgun sequence includes:
- the LOC117844883 gene encoding 4-hydroxyphenylpyruvate dioxygenase — MAPTPPAAAATVGHRSFVRANPRSDRFHALSFHHVELWCADAASAAGRFSFALGAPLAARSDHSTGNSAHASLLLRSDSLAFLFTAPYAHGVDAATASLPSFSAPSARRFAGDHGLAVRAIGLRVADAEDAFRASVAAGARPAFEPVELGLGFRLAEVELYGDVVLRYVSYPDAEDAPFLPGFENVNNPGALDYGLRRFDHIVGSLPELAPVAAYVAGFTGFHEFAEFTAEDVGTAESGLNAVVLANNSETVLLPLTEPVHGTKRRSQIQTYLDHHGGPGVQHIAMASDDVLRTLRKMRARSAMGGFEFLAPPPPNYYDGVRRRAGDVLSEAQIKECQELGVLVDRDDQGVLLQIFTKPVGDRPTFFLEIIQRIGCMEKDETGLDYQRGACGGFGKGNFSELFKSLEEYEKSLEAKQADALQGS, encoded by the exons ATGGCCCCGacaccacctgccgccgccgcaaccgTCGGCCACCGCAGCTTCGTCCGCGCCAACCCGCGCTCCGACCGCTTCCACGCGCTGTCGTTCCACCACGTCGAGCTCTGGTGCGCCGacgccgcgtccgccgccggccgcttcTCCTTCGCGCTCGGCGCGCCACTCGCCGCGCGTTCCGACCACTCCACGGGGAACTCCGCGCACGCCTCGCTCCTGCTCCGCTCGGACTCCCTCGCGTTCCTCTTCACCGCGCCCTACGCGCACGGcgtcgacgccgccaccgcatCCCTGCCGTCCTTCTCCGCGCCCTCCGCGCGGCGCTTCGCGGGCGACCACGGCCTCGCGGTGCGCGCCATCGGGCTccgcgtcgccgacgccgaggacgcCTTCCGCGccagcgtcgccgccggcgcgcgccccGCGTTCGAGCCCGTCGAGCTCGGCCTCGGGTTCCGCCTCGCCGAGGTCGAGCTCTACGGCGACGTCGTCCTCCGCTACGTGAGCTACCCGGACGCCGAGGACGCGCCCTTCCTGCCGGGCTTCGAGAACGTGAACAACCCCGGGGCGCTGGACTACGGGCTCAGGAGGTTCGACCACATCGTCGGCAGCTTGCCGGAGCTGGCGCCGGTGGCCGCGTACGTCGCCGGGTTCACGGGGTTCCACGAGTTCGCCGAGTTCACGGCGGAGGATGTCGGCACGGCGGAGAGCGGGCTCAACGCGGTGGTCCTCGCCAATAACTCCGAGACGGTGCTGCTACCGCTCACCGAGCCGGTGCACGGCACGAAGCGCCGCAGCCAGATACAGACGTACCTGGACCACCACGGCGGCCCGGGCGTGCAGCACATCGCCATGGCCAGCGACGACGTGCTCAGGACGCTGCGGAAGATGCGGGCGCGCTCCGCCATGGGCGGGTTCGAGTTCttggcaccgccgccgcccaactACTACGACGGCGTcaggcgccgcgccggcgacgtgCTCTCGGAGGCGCAGATCAAAGAGTGCCAGGAGCTGGGGGTGCTGGTGGACAGGGATGACCAGGGGGTGCTGCTCCAAATCTTCACCAAGCCAGTGGGGGACAG GCCAACGTTCTTCCTGGAGATAATCCAAAGGATCGGGTGCATGGAGAAGGATGAAACGGGGCTAGACTACCAGAGAGGCGCCTGCGGCGGGTTCGGCAAGGGCAACTTCTCCGAGCTGTTCAAATCCCTCGAGGAGTACGAGAAGTCGCTTGAAGCAAAGCAAGCTGATGCTCTTCAGGGATCCTAG